A portion of the Pelodiscus sinensis isolate JC-2024 chromosome 20, ASM4963464v1, whole genome shotgun sequence genome contains these proteins:
- the FOXJ1 gene encoding forkhead box protein J1: MLDLPILASPDMADSWLNLQSEEERGQESSMGDSANLDDSLTSLQWLQEFSIINANMGKSSSSPSSSDPHGYHKIPGSAAPCSPLAADPACIGMPHTPGKPISSSTSRTAHLGMGIQTQPMEDIDYKTNPHVKPPYSYATLICMAMEASKKTKITLSAIYKWITDNFCYFRHADPTWQNSIRHNLSLNKCFIKVPREKDEPGKGGFWKIDPQYADRLMNGAFKKRRMPPVQIHPAFTSRVQQEAGTAANQAVSSWSNHSVLNVNMESQQLLKEFEEVTSDQNWNPADGKMGHKRKQPLPKRMHKTARLSSSPLLTQEEQTELGSLKGDFDWEAIFDTTLNGDFSTFGDLELTPPISPITRDVDLTVHGRHIDCPQEWCPVGQDQVLTESNQNNLDFDETFMATSFLQHPWDEERNDYLSNSVNMDQLFDLNDSSLPTDMSDWSSMGSFL, encoded by the exons ATGTTGGACCTGCCCATTCTGGCCTCCCCAGACATGGCTGACAGCTGGTTGAACCTACAgtcagaagaagaaagaggacaGGAGAGCAGCATGGGGGACTCTGCCAACCTGGATGACAGCCTGACTAGCCTACAGTGGCTGCAAGAGTTTTCCATCATCAATGCCAACATGGGCAAGTCTTCCTCTTCTCCAAGCAGCTCGGACCCTCATGGCTACCACAagatccctggctctgctgctccttGTTCCCCCTTGGCCGCTGACCCAGCTTGCATTGGGATGCCCCACACTCCCGGCAAACCCATTTCATCTTCCACCTCCAGGACTGCTCACCTGGGGATGGGCATACAGACCCAGCCTATGGAAGACATAGATTACAAGACCAACCCTCATGTGAAGCCACCTTACTCCTATGCGACGCTCATCTGCATGGCCATGGAAGCCAGCAAGAAAACCAAAATCACCCTTTCAGCCATTTACAAATGGATTACGGACAACTTCTGCTACTTCAGACATGCTGACCCCACCTGGCAG AATTCCATCCGGCACAACCTATCCTTGAACAAGTGCTTCATCAAGGTGCCACGAGAGAAGGACGAACCGGGGAAAGGTGGATTCTGGAAGATCGACCCTCAGTACGCAGACAGGCTCATGAATGGGGCCTTCAAGAAGCGTAGGATGCCCCCTGTGCAGATCCACCCGGCCTTCACCAGCAGAGTCCAACAAGAAGCCGGGACGGCTGCTAACCAGGCAGTATCCTCTTGGTCCAACCACAGTGTCCTGAATGTCAACATGGAGTCACAGCAACTGCTCAAGGAGTTTGAGGAAGTCACAAGTGACCAGAATTGGAACCCAGCGGATGGGAAAATGGGCCACAAACGTAAGCAGCCATTGCCCAAACGTATGCACAAGACAGCTCGCCTCTCTAGCTCCCCCTTGCTCACCCAGGAGGAACAGACGGAGCTTGGCTCATTGAAAGGTGACTTTGACTGGGAAGCTATCTTTGATACCACCTTGAATGGCGACTTCTCCACTTTTGGGGATCTGGAACTCACACCTCCTATTAGCCCAATAACTAGAGATGTGGACTTGACAGTGCATGGAAGGCACATTGACTGTCCACAGGAATGGTGCCCAGTTGGACAAGATCAGGTCCTAACAGAATCCAACCAGAACAACTTGGACTTTGATGAAACCTTCATGGCCACCTCTTTCCTTCAACATCCCTGGGACGAAGAGAGAAATGATTACCTCTCAAATTCGGTCAACATGGACCAGTTGTTTGACCTCAACGACTCTTCTTTGCCAACAGACATGAGTGACTGGAGCAGTATGGGATCTTTTTTATAA